A DNA window from Tissierellales bacterium contains the following coding sequences:
- a CDS encoding zinc ABC transporter substrate-binding protein: protein MEKGKFLISITILILILGLVIGCNSVTKESANNKEGKEKIQIITTLFPQYDFTREIVKDKGEIDLLLPPGVEAHSYEPTPQDISKIKKADVFIYTGEYMEP from the coding sequence ATGGAAAAAGGGAAATTTTTAATTAGTATAACTATATTGATATTGATATTAGGTTTAGTAATTGGCTGTAATTCAGTTACAAAAGAATCTGCAAATAATAAAGAAGGTAAAGAAAAAATACAAATTATTACAACTTTATTTCCTCAATATGATTTTACAAGGGAAATTGTAAAGGATAAAGGGGAAATTGACCTATTACTTCCACCAGGAGTAGAAGCCCATTCCTATGAACCTACTCCACAGGATATTAGCAAAATAAAGAAGGCGGATGTCTTTATTTATACAGGAGAATATATGGAGCC